CCCATCTGAATGAAAATCATGATTTCAGcgtagttaaaaaaaaagaaaatcccaggATTCATAGGGGAGCTGAAAACCTGCAGGTgtcagttttcatgtttctctcaggtttttttttagttcTTGGACGTTTGCGTGGATTCAAGAAACTCCTTCGCAGCAGACGACAGGTTTTGCACCAGTTGTCTGACCACGCCCTCCTGCTCTTTGGCCCAGGAGAGGCCGTCGGCCACGGCAACGTTGATCGGCACGCACACGTCTTCCTTCTGCAGGTCGGTCAGCTGGCAGGCGGCGGCGACTCCGGCCaatcccagcagcagcaggaggaggagtttgaACAGGAGGCCAATGAGAGAACGTCGAGGTTTAGGAGCCGATTCCACAACAACCTTTTTATCTGCTGAGATACAACAAGTGTCACGTTAAACAAACTCTCGCACAATTATACTCTTATTTGACACAATACTAACAAATCAACTACACTAATAAGTACAGAAACTCAGTCCTGGGATCAGGGAGAGTTCAAGTCAGCTGCAAAATAACAATCTGTTGTCCTCACCTGCCGCCTGTCcgttctttttcttcttctcctcgctcttcttcttctgttgttcctGTGCAGCTGCGGCCGCCAGCTGAGCGTTGtactctttcctcctcttcgccTTCTCCTCCGCCTTATCTCGTTTACGCACCTCCTTCTCCTTGGCCTCCCGCTCCCTCTGCTTCACCTCCCgcttcctctccagctctgattggggggggggggataattTAAGgtttgatataaaaatatattggtCAAAATGCAGTTACACAACTTGTCTTGACATAGTTTCGAAGCCCAGATAAAAAGATTTCCCGGCACCAACCTTTTTCCCTCAAAAGACGCTTCTCTCGAGCGCGATCGACTTCGCCCTGAATCTCTCTCATGTGCTGCAGAACCTGGAGAAGAAAACAGGTAAAACAgacttttagtttgaaacacTAACGTGTGAACCGGATGATTGATCACTTTCTATTTGTCACCTTGGAGGAACATTGTTTGCACTGCTTCTCGTCCAGACAGTCCCCTGCTGCCTTGGCCAGGCCGGCCTCCAGAGGGTTGTCCTTCAGATCCAACCACTTCAGACTCTGGagaattaaaacacaaagaagcCACTTCACACTTCATGTTATTGAAAACAAGCAgagtaataaaatatatcagGAATAATCAGCACTGGTTCAAGTAGATCACCAAGTATTTACCATTAAAGACATAAAGTTCGATGTATGTTAGATTACTGTACAGATATGAGAGATCCAGCTTTTCATATCCAAACTGTACAAATAACCTCGTGGGCTCTCACCCTGAGCTGGGAGAAGCTGACGGGCAGATCAGTCAACTTGTTGTTGTAcagatccagatgttgaagGTACACCAGGTTCCCCAGGTCGTCTGGCAAACAGGTCAGCTGGTTTTTGCTCAGATCCACCTTGATGAGGTGGGTCAGGTTGCAGAACTCTGGCTGcacgaaaaaaaagaaacgggAGTCAAAGAGAAATGAGCGTCAGAGACAACGTGGTAAAATGTGCAGAGGAGCTAAATGACAGAAGAATGAGAAACAAATTGAAACAGGATGTTAGAGGCGGTTGTTCCCAGACTTTGCTGAAGTAACAGAAAGATTAACAGACTTAAAGAAACTGACTCAAACTCACATTAATCTCAATTTAACACACTCAAAAATCTACACTACAAAACCTGACTTCActtatttaaaactaaaacagattGGAATATGAAATGGTTGCGTCTCGGGTGTGTACGGTTGTTTTCATACTCACAGGGAGAGAGGTGATGTTGTTGCAAGACAAGTCCACAAAAGTCACTTTGGGGAATAAAGCCTGCGGGGACAAATCATAACATGAGTTAATTAacacatttcattgtatttcCTCAACATACTggcttttttaaatatgtttcttttAGATTCTCTGGTTCCTTTGTTGAGATTGTTCCATGAActgatttatttctctgtaaCGCAACGTTCCATcaatttggtttgtttttaaagatctcGGTTCCTTTCAAGTTATAAAATCTCTTTTCTGGATGTTGGTGGTGAAGCTTCCATATGAGCTTTATACCTAATTTGCAGGTTCCTGAAGTTTTCAACAACTTTAACTGAATCACGGGTTTGATGGATTTCCACATCGACGTCTACTGATGATTCTCGCGGCTCCTTTTTGTCAAATGACAACTGAATGAGAACAGTTATATGAAACGTGCACTGATTTAACGATATATTAACATTTTGAACACGTTAAATTGAAGTAACTGAGAACTGCAGTCAGATCAAtgaagtggggaaaaaaaacatgcaacatctggaataaagtATAAAGTACCATGAACTGGAGTAAATGTACTTCGTTACTCTGGTCCACTGTGTAACTGCAAGTATTTGAACATGTGATCAGTCTGGTATAGGACCGGTGTGGGACCGGTATGGGACTGGTATAGGACCAGTATAGACCGGTGTGGGACTGGTATAGGACTGGTGTGGAACTGGTATGGGACTGGTATAGGACCGGTGTGGGACTAGTATAGGACTGGTATAGGACCGGTGTGGGACTGGTATGGGACCGGTGTGGGACCGGTATAGGACCAGTATAGACCGGTGTGGGACCAATATAGGACTGGTATAGGACCAGTATAGACCGGTGTGGGACTGGTTTCCTGGGGTGCAGACCCCGACACTCACCAGCTCTCTGACCGGGACCTCGGTGAGGTTACACAGGCTCAGGTCCGCCTCGTTCCCGCTGACTTTGTCCCTCAGGTTCAACACTCGGCTGCTTTTACTCATCCTGCGGGTTTGACAGGAGGAGACACTTcagggacagacacagacaccgGGGGACACAACTTCAACCACCGGGGGAACCGAGCGCCCCCCCTGCTCACCTGGTTCTGAAGCCGCCACACGATCGAGCCCCgcggaggaaggaaggaggagaatcGAGCCGAGCAGCTTCTGGAAACGAAGAAAGTTTGAGCAGCGAACCGAGCGGATTCTGTCTCAATGGAGATACACGTCACTGCTCGGACCgcggagcagagcagcagcggccggcagcgccccctgcagccccGGAGGAGAACTCCACACATGGGCCATACCGATACTTTCTGACAGAACTTTACCGATAGTttgttaaataattaaagagacatagcatgcccatttaccaaagttgatatggttccttgggtcttaatgaaatgtctgtaacatacttggTCAAATacacaaggatcatataaacagcaccttttaccctgtataaaacagcctcAAGAGCGACctgtttgactgcctgttcctttaaatgctaatgagccagcccctccctctccccatgattttaaacgatataaattacatatttatatgatataaattatcaaatatgcatcccatacttgtattcccttgttgtcctggagttttaattttcccaatcacataattaaatgtccctctgcccccactacaagcacacaagcagacagacagaggagaaagagaggtgggggctatgaagaccatcatttaccccgaacccgacattcaacggtacaacaacagcggagaaagcagaatccgggctgaccttatatacagtcatggggctgaccagcgagAATGTCGcctgaacagccaggcggctggcTGGAACGGCGCTGCCTGCCGCGGTGCTTCCGTCGTGTacggcggaactactgtaaccgggaactactgtaaccggaACTACTGTccgcggaactactgtacccggcatacagtagagctgaacactgcgaagTCTTCACAGCTGGCAGTGGAAGACCGCTGAGAGCGCGCCGTTCTCCAgccagccgcctggctgttcacacgggacgagcattctccgctggtcagccccatagactgtacatataaggtcagccctCTGCtttccgcttgttgttgtaccttGAATGTCGGTTCGGGAGTAGTGAACACTGCGAAGTCTCCACACAGCAGGCTGTGGcgtgacacaaattccagctcacgccGGAGCGGCGGtcgcccgagcagctgctgcctcagtCCCAACATCCAgaaaatgccacatgtgagtgaatcgggCTGACCAggaaatgctcgtccgtgtgaacagcccgggGCTTGGGacgcgctgcgctgcctcgaacccgaagtaacgagtgggGGACGGACGGGGGCAAGACCATgtgagacttccagttccttgttacgacacaataccaGGAAGCGCAATCAGTCGCCAGCATGCgttctgacttagaggaactataacaaaggAGTGTTTTCCcagttttgggttggtagacatgccagatacccacattaacctgagaagcactaacaaagtggaatttgcatgctatgtccctttaaagaataaaaagtttATTAGGCTTCAAATCACATGACACATACCAGCCATTagtaacacatttatttatctaattcCAACTACACCGTGGTtcagaagatgatgtctaacaAAACCACCATCACCTCTCgtgtttaataaaataaataaataaaagtttagtAGCACTTACATGTATAACTTATAGTTTGGCTTACTTGATTCTTCTTGTTCTGGGcttgttccctcatggttgaatgcacttattgtaagccATTAAAATTACATAAGATAAAAAGGTTTTCTAATGCATCTATAGATCTGCtctgtaataataatttttaaaaaaacatggaaacatgCGTCTCACTTTAATGTGAATTAAAAGCAATGCACACGGACACAGTGTATATCTATGAGGGTAACATACATTTTGCTCACACTTACATGCTTCATTTTCAATAATATAGGTATTAATAGATTCCTAAActactttatttataacatagCAAATAAATGAGTCCCATCAATACCATGTCATTTCAGGAGGATTATGATGTGTACAGCCCATTACACTCTTACTGCATTAAAGCCGCATCAGAgctgcatgtttttattattcatgcCCTATTAATACAGGTCTTAGTTCCATTTAAAGAACATATAGATTAAAAACAGTGCAACAGAGCTGAGGTAGAAAACGCAGAAAGCCTTGTTGATTCTTTGAGCCACTCTGGTCCAGTATCCAGGTTTTggttcttctcctctgctcttcaggAACAGAGTCAAAGCTTTTATCTCGTCCCACAGCTTTTCTGAGACGTGACTCTCCTCCATCAGTCGTCTGCTGCTATTCTGAAAAGCAATTTACAAAGAGTGGACTGAGGTAAACAATTAAACCAATGTCAGGCACCAGCAGCATTTGATATTCATAGTTTTGTTGATATCTCGTCATAAGAGTTTTCCAGGTTTAGAGGATATGATAGTTATCCTGGTCTAAGTTAATTCACATCATccatgtaaaaaagaaaactcattAAATCTCCATCCAGACATTACTGCACAGCATCAGttctttttatgattttattttaaaaacgtGCAACTTAACTCTAACCTCTTTGAAACCATGAGGTTCTGAAGCCGTTTTACCAGGAGACAGATCTTGGTCTGAGTAGAACTGTTTATTTGAATCTGAAAAGATGCATCAAAGACAAAACATGGTTAATACacaattaaaataacacaatgaATCAGTTTCCACGTCAAATTCAAATCATAGACAtagaaataatgataaaatagaTCATTATCATAGTCAAAAGTCGACTAAACACTTTATGTTTCATACAAACAATTTTCCatcagtggtgggatgtaataaagtacatttacttagttacaATACTTCGTAGTATACTTCAAGTATTGTACTTAGTTTTAGGTACTTTTCAATTTTAATCCAcaacatatatcagcaaatatctgttcTTTCTACTCGTACTTTCTACTGTCCTttctgtgacaggaagtgaattGGTtgactgatccaatcagagcgagcCGGTTACTTTAGATTTGAGGATAAAGTCAGAATACTTTTgggtatatttaaaagcaagtacttaaTTAcgtttactcaagtagaaaagacAATTCTCACCTTCCTCACAATTGCACGAGACGGATTTACCTCGTTTGTCTTCCCTCAGgcttctgtcttcttcttccgTCTCGTCGTCTCGTGGCGCCGAGTCTTTCGCGATCAGATACATCACCAGAACCGTCTCCAGGAGGCTGAGCATCATCAGAGTAAAAACCCCGATGCAGTAAACCGCTGAAGAGAGAGGGCCGCGTCATTCATGCAGATAAAGAACTACACACTGATCCAGTGTGCGTGCTGTTACTGATATGAGCTGAAGATTCTGAGCTTCTTTACCGATCAGTGGAATCCTGTTTGACGATGACGGCAGAATGTCATTCAGAATAAGCTGCATGACGGTGACGGCGAGCAGCAGGGTGATCTTGAAGCCCAGCTTCTCGCCGCCGCTGTCCGAGATCATGAAGGTGGACAGGTCCAGACAGAGTAAGAACAGGATGGGCAGGATGAAGTTGACGATGTAGAGGGCCGACCTCCTCTTCATGTTGATCTGTTGAGTTAAGTTCAGCTGATTGACCCACACGCttgaagaaagagagaattcaaacagcagctttgtTCCACTTACTGTGTAAATGACCATGGTCTGGTTGTTCTTAAAATCGTTCTTTGTTATGCTGGAGACTGTGATGTTGATGAACAGCCACTCAGACTGGATCCTCATCACGTCTCGAGACTCCTCAGTGATCTTCGAGGAGTTGAGGTAACGAACCAGTTTGATTTCATCGTCTCAAGTGggagaaaaaaaccaaaaggagATTTTAATTaggttggtaaaaaaaaaagaagacgtGGCTCCGTcatttcctccatgttagtggatgggaccaaATAAAAAAGTCAAGATACacgtttttctcaaagatggtttctgtcattttaggtatcATCCCACCGAtatatgttcaagtgctcatgttTCTGGTTTTGGGTTTTAATGAGATATTTTATGTTAcaaaaatggggtgaaacatcgtgattgacagctgacacttgTAAAAGCACAAGTGTCCATCCTCACCAGAGTGAATGAATGACTTGAAGGTGAGGTTGCAGCTCTGAGTGTCGAAGGGGAACTTGTAAATGTGCATCCTGCAGGTGCTGGTCATGACCTGATCATTCACAACCTCCACGTTACCCCGACTTGTAATGGTGACATAAGGACTGGGAGGGGCCTTGTCCCGCTCTGTCCTGTttgacaacacaaaaacacacagcgtCTCAACACGAGTGAAAGTACACAATGAACTATGACCAGTATACTGTGTTGACTGCAACTGCAACATAGCTACGGAAATTAATTTCACGTCTTTATCCCTCTACTCCTTTGGATTTCTTGTACTTCAAATACTTCAGTCACTCTCCTatataatcaattaatcaatcaatcagttaatcaaactttatttgtatggcacctTTAATTCAGGTCAGTGCAGaacaaaaccatgaaaaatGAAGGGAAATACCATCAAATAGataaaagcaaatataaaaaattaattaaaaaagacataATAAAATGGGATAAAAAGACATTCTAATAATATTAACGgacataaaacataaatgaaataaCATTAATATATGCAACTAAAAAACGTCAATAAATGATAATTAATCAAAGGTAAATTAGTCATTGGggctctgtgagtgtgagtgtgcacatTCTTTAAAACTTACATCTCCACAATCGTGATATCTGGCTTCCACATTAATTCATTAGGAATGGACAAATAGTCAATACCACAAAACTCTTCAGGATCCCAACTGATGAAGTCATTTGTCCAccactgcagaggagaaaagcaaGCGGAAGAATTCAACCGGACAAAAGCAACATCTGAGTTTTGCAACAGAGCGGGAGAGAAGGAATTCATGAAGTCCAAAAGTGCTTTGGTCCTCGAGGGGAACTCACCATGGTGATCCAAACGTAAGGAACGAATTTCTGGTCCTTCTCTTGCTACGAGGAAAAAACAGACGAGTTAAAAAATCTTCTGCAGCCAGAAAACCTGGAATCTTGGCTGTGCAAGATGAAACTGAGCACCACCGTCACACACCGTGCTGAGAGTAAACTGCAGTGTTTTAAGGTTGTGAGGTGAAACGTAAAAAAGATCCTCATTCTCTCCATATTccataataaagaaaaacaatataatgaGATTATGAGACTATTGTCAAATGGAGAAGAAGTCATAATATCACGAGAATAAATCAGTGATTcaatgagggaaaaaaaagtctgaatattTAGCGAAAACAGTTGTAATTGAATGAGGAAAAAGTCATAATGTTGCAAGAATAAAGTCCTAATTGATGTAGAAAAATATGATGAATTCCCCTGTAAGTATTTTGTTActtgtgaaactgtgaaaacgCAGATGACGACGCTGATCCCCTGATATTTCCTCTCTATTTCCTGTAAGTCAGGATATTATAACTTCATTCTCGATCCTCCAGGCAAGTGGAAACATGACGACCCTATCGGagtaaattataaaacattaacCATCATATGAAAGCTCTCGCTTCCTAACCACAGACAGGATGATGCTAATGTGAGGCATATAGATAATGTTCATAAATGGCCACCAGATATAATGTGATTCTGTGAtgtgagagacaaacagagaaaacagaccAATGCAACCTCCTTGGACATTAAACAGTTATAACGACCACTTACCACTTCTAGAATGGCATAGAGCAGCAAATCCAGGTGGACCTCTGTGGGCGTCTTGTAGTTTTTAACAGGTCGGTTCATGTAGAACAGTTTGGACCTTTCGTTGAAGTTCAAGTAGTCTAAAACATCTTGATAAGTGCAGTTCTCCTCAGAGGACGCCCCCCCTGGAAACAAGACACATTCACCATCAGACGCCGGAGACCACCAGGGgcaactttggtgaactttgacccgtGACATTCTCCTGCAGTGATATTTGTGTGACCCTAAAATGACATTGGAGCCGACGCCCGCCACACAGCGAGGGGCCAAGGCACCCAACCCCcaccacacaccaccaccaccatcacagAGGCGTTTTGTCAATTTCCTGTTCCCTTAGAAATCGATGAGCTGCATCCGTCGCTTTTCACGTCACTttaaccactcaaagtgctttacgctaaaagtcacatttacacacacttacaaacaaCGCCTCTCTATTATGCATCATCCCCAGAGGCACATCTGGGAAGGCCCACGCCGGCAGTTCTGCTCGAACCACTTACCTTCCGTTCAGGGGACGACCCGCTTCATCTCCCGAGCCACAGAGCACCGCCGCCCCTAAAGAACACGCTTCAGTGTTGTAGGTTTtatctgttgctgtgttttaaatggtGCCTATAAAGAAATGATTGAATCCTGACTGGTTTAGGGGATCCTCTGACTTTTACCTGTAGCGCCAGGTTTGTGGTTCTGAGTGAAATATAATTGAATCTGGTGCTAACGAGCCTGGTAACAAGCAACACTAACACGGTGAACAAAGACCTAATGTCTAGGAAACATCAGCACTTCAGCTGCCGGATAACCACAGACCAGCTTTACAGACCTGTAAGCATGGTCTTGGTTTTacatcattaaatattcatcccATACGTGAACATTTGCAGTTATACGCAGTGTTTGTGGTGACGTGGATCCATTATGAGAAGGACGGATGTTGGCAACAGTGACGACACTACCCCCAAATAAATGTGAGCATTAAATTCTACATGTTTGCTACGTCCACGTCGCTGGAAAGAAACCAATACATGTTGTTCAAAGCTTGACCAGcagtttcctcttttatttctaaCTGTTTTGTATTTAACTGACAGgaaactgtatttgttttgataATGTAAAgtctttctttaaatgtttgctCCTCTCTATTAAAACACCCCTCAACCCGACAGCTTATTCTGGTTTCCAATTAACCCAATTCCCAGTCTCCACGTATTTAAACTGTGCGAGGAAGCACCAAGAAAACCCACATAGACCccgataataaataattaaaataaataataaaagcacGGAACCTTCGGCCCCCAAGACGAAATCCTCACGaattaaaaactacaaacatgttcagaaaatacaagaaaatatgaatatgtgcaCTTTACTGAATGTCTCCTTTTCCATTCCTCTGTTTGATTCTTTATCTCCATTAATGAAGAAATAATTAGACCTTGAAGGCATCAAGTGCAGCCCAATGCAGTTAGAACGTGACAAGTGGAAACCAACACCAGCTGTAACTGCACCTCGCTCTCAATTCATTTGATcaaatttaaagatatttgaCTCTGAGATTTCTGCTTCTGTCCCAAAACATTGGCGCTGGACATCTTCAGAGTCACGACAGgaagcttttaaaaatgaagcatTAGTCCTGACTGACCACAGACAGGTAGGGAGAGAGCAGTTTCAATTAAAAGCTGTTCACAGCGAGGCCTGTGGATAATTAGGATAACGTGGATGATCATCGACTCGGACGCTGTGACCAGAGAACTCAcctgagaggagcagcagcaggacgacgCCACCGAACATCACTGGGCTCAGATGCATCAGAGTGTGTGAGACGCGTGTGCAGCAAACGATGGAGGCAAACTGACCAGATGTGTTGACACTAATGAGACACTGGAAGTGGGCGGGGCAAAGTGAGGgaccatccctctctctctcacacacacacacacacacacacacacacacacacacacacactctttggtACATTTGTTGTGTGTCGGGCCagtttttatataaagatgaaccaCATGGCTGCTCCCCCAAAGcgtctcgattgccccctggtggctggttgtagaataaacccagcctcctccgtgttagtggatgggactaAACcgtcaaagtacacattaaatacatgttttcgTATATaagcttgttttgtttctcaggATTAGGCAAACACTACTAGGTACCATGAACCGTggtggaagagaaagaaagaatccagatcaggggtttAGATCCAGGagtattttcactttatttaatgtTATGATAATCACCGTTCTCCTGTTGGGAATAATAAAGAATCAGGCATGTTGAGGGGACAGATACCtatggactgttgggcctttggcATTGGTGCGCACTTATTACaagtctgtttttattcaatgtAAGCAAATAGCTAAATACGATTATTTGTAGATGCAGACAACAAGGAAAGACTCATGTTTTAGGATCATACTTAAATCTGAGAGAGCATTTATGATGCAAATCTGTTTACATTGGCATGcttatttttaacaatatgtatatgttacatttcaaatatataaatctacTGCTCAATGGTAGAATATAATTCtgtaaaggtccagtgtgtaagatttaggtgaaagggatccatgataattgaatataaaataatcctttaccctagaatgggtaGGTGatgtgaggggtgttcagctgcaacatgacacttcaccactagatgtcactaaattctacaaactgaacctttaatgcaACTAGAACTAGATGTGCAGGGATCATCAGTATATAGCGTTATAATTAAAGTCCTGTGTTCCAGTTGAAGAACATACAGACTAAAAACAGCGTGGCAGCTGTGAGATAGAAAGCAAAGAAGACTTTGTTGATGATTCTAGTTTTTCTGGTCCAGTAGCCGGgtttcccttcctccttcctgttgAGGAGCAGAGTCAGTGTCTCGACCGCCTCCCTCAGATCGTCGGCGAGCTTCTCACCGCTCTGGGACTCGTCCGTCATccggctgctgctgagctgaaaCCAGGATTTTTAGAAGACTGCGGTTTATTATCATGAACCCAAACATATCGTCAGCTGTGAGGTTTGACGTACACATTTTTCAGTACAGTATTCTGAGAGGGATGGCAGATTTAAAAACTACTTCTTTGTTCTAATTCAGGTTATTTagcagagactgtaaataaagatggatgtcagtcatgatgtgtcatttatttgtgctttgacttttttaggttggtccatgtcccatctgctaacatggaggagacagggtctgtgtcactgttggagagccgtcatgtcgtccatctttatttacagtctatgagtTGAAGGCTTCATATGTAAAGTGTAATGAAATCCAAACCTTCAGCTGTTCAGCTGGAGTTTCATCAGCAGAAAAATCACATCGACTCCATTTCTTCTCTTCTGGAAGAACACATCAGATACAAGAAAATGATTATTAGCAATTAGACAATTAACTAGAATGTCAGTGAAACCTCCACCAAGTCCCAACCgtcacatgaaacatgaaagattcacaaattacaaacactcatagatatcggTTTACATCTGCCAAGGATTACGCAAAACTTACTGGACGGATGATGGTGAAACTTGTGTGAGTGTAAATTATGCGTCAGGAAAGAATCAGTGAAGTTTTGTTGTGGATTCAGATCAGggtgtaaataaagataggATGTTTTTCATGAGGGGATGTTGggccttgtttgtttgttgcaaaaactactgaacctgTTTCCATTAGATTTTGTGGAGAAGTGGGACAAGAGTTGTGGAAGGATTCATTAccttttggagcagatctggatAGATGAGCAGATACAGTAttatttctttctccttctttaaGGTTGTGAAGGGCGATGTGAATTTAGTGGTGCATTTCAAACTCACAGCAGAGCTGCTTTTGCAGCGGTTACTGCAACAGACGACGAAACTGACAACAGCTGGTGCAACGAGCTGCAGGTGTCCAACTGTCTTCAGGGCTGAAAACATGAATTCAACCTACCGTCTTTTTACAGTCACCTTATTGGAGACACTACCTGTGCAGATATTCAAGCCTTTAGTGAATCTCACCTTCTTCACAGTTGTGGAAGTTGACTTGGCCTCGTTTGTCCTCCTTCAGGCATCTGTCTTTTTCCGCTTTGTCCTCTTGTGGTGCCGAGTCTTTCTCCATCAGATACATCACCACAATCGTCTCCAGGAGGCTGAGCATCATCAGACCAAAAACCCCAATGCAGTAAACCGCTGAAGAGAGAGGGCCGCGTCATATATGCAGATAAATAACTACACACTGGATGAAATGTGTCCAATTCTCTATCCCTGCAAAACCTTTACCAATGAGAGGGATCCTGTTGGACGAGGCCGGCAGGATATCGTTCAGGATGAGTTGCAGCACGGTGACAGCGAGCAGCACGGTGACCTTGAAGCTCAGCTTC
This is a stretch of genomic DNA from Hippoglossus stenolepis isolate QCI-W04-F060 chromosome 21, HSTE1.2, whole genome shotgun sequence. It encodes these proteins:
- the LOC118100782 gene encoding 5-hydroxytryptamine receptor 3A-like isoform X4, with protein sequence MHLSPVMFGGVVLLLLLSGGASSEENCTYQDVLDYLNFNERSKLFYMNRPVKNYKTPTEVHLDLLLYAILEVQEKDQKFVPYVWITMWWTNDFISWDPEEFCGIDYLSIPNELMWKPDITIVEMTERDKAPPSPYVTITSRGNVEVVNDQVMTSTCRMHIYKFPFDTQSCNLTFKSFIHSDDEIKLVRYLNSSKITEESRDVMRIQSEWLFINITVSSITKNDFKNNQTMVIYTINMKRRSALYIVNFILPILFLLCLDLSTFMISDSGGEKLGFKITLLLAVTVMQLILNDILPSSSNRIPLIAVYCIGVFTLMMLSLLETVLVMYLIAKDSAPRDDETEEEDRSLREDKRDSNKQFYSDQDLSPGKTASEPHGFKENSSRRLMEESHVSEKLWDEIKALTLFLKSRGEEPKPGYWTRVAQRINKAFCVFYLSSVALFLIYMFFKWN
- the LOC118100782 gene encoding 5-hydroxytryptamine receptor 3A-like isoform X2, which gives rise to MHLSPVMFGGVVLLLLLSGGASSEENCTYQDVLDYLNFNERSKLFYMNRPVKNYKTPTEVHLDLLLYAILEVQEKDQKFVPYVWITMWWTNDFISWDPEEFCGIDYLSIPNELMWKPDITIVEMTERDKAPPSPYVTITSRGNVEVVNDQVMTSTCRMHIYKFPFDTQSCNLTFKSFIHSDDEIKLVRYLNSSKITEESRDVMRIQSEWLFINITVSSITKNDFKNNQTMVIYTINMKRRSALYIVNFILPILFLLCLDLSTFMISDSGGEKLGFKITLLLAVTVMQLILNDILPSSSNRIPLIAVYCIGVFTLMMLSLLETVLVMYLIAKDSAPRDDETEEEDRSLREDKRGKSVSCNCEEDSNKQFYSDQDLSPGKTASEPHGFKENSSRRLMEESHVSEKLWDEIKALTLFLKSRGEEPKPGYWTRVAQRINKAFCVFYLSSVALFLIYMFFKWN
- the LOC118100782 gene encoding 5-hydroxytryptamine receptor 3A-like isoform X3, with amino-acid sequence MHLSPVMFGGVVLLLLLSGGASSEENCTYQDVLDYLNFNERSKLFYMNRPVKNYKTPTEVHLDLLLYAILEVQEKDQKFVPYVWITMWWTNDFISWDPEEFCGIDYLSIPNELMWKPDITIVEMTERDKAPPSPYVTITSRGNVEVVNDQVMTSTCRMHIYKFPFDTQSCNLTFKSFIHSDDEIKLVRYLNSSKITEESRDVMRIQSEWLFINITVSSITKNDFKNNQTMVIYTINMKRRSALYIVNFILPILFLLCLDLSTFMISDSGGEKLGFKITLLLAVTVMQLILNDILPSSSNRIPLIAVYCIGVFTLMMLSLLETVLVMYLIAKDSAPRDDETEEEDRSLREDKRDSNKQFYSDQDLSPGKTASEPHGFKEVRNSSRRLMEESHVSEKLWDEIKALTLFLKSRGEEPKPGYWTRVAQRINKAFCVFYLSSVALFLIYMFFKWN
- the LOC118100782 gene encoding 5-hydroxytryptamine receptor 3A-like isoform X1, with amino-acid sequence MHLSPVMFGGVVLLLLLSGGASSEENCTYQDVLDYLNFNERSKLFYMNRPVKNYKTPTEVHLDLLLYAILEVQEKDQKFVPYVWITMWWTNDFISWDPEEFCGIDYLSIPNELMWKPDITIVEMTERDKAPPSPYVTITSRGNVEVVNDQVMTSTCRMHIYKFPFDTQSCNLTFKSFIHSDDEIKLVRYLNSSKITEESRDVMRIQSEWLFINITVSSITKNDFKNNQTMVIYTINMKRRSALYIVNFILPILFLLCLDLSTFMISDSGGEKLGFKITLLLAVTVMQLILNDILPSSSNRIPLIAVYCIGVFTLMMLSLLETVLVMYLIAKDSAPRDDETEEEDRSLREDKRGKSVSCNCEEDSNKQFYSDQDLSPGKTASEPHGFKEVRNSSRRLMEESHVSEKLWDEIKALTLFLKSRGEEPKPGYWTRVAQRINKAFCVFYLSSVALFLIYMFFKWN